The Metabacillus schmidteae genome has a segment encoding these proteins:
- a CDS encoding glycoside hydrolase family 31 protein: MSLRGKYQFRFVEEKNNILSFSLEDSDVLARIIVLEQDMIRVLMTKSDQLEVKNTWLVAPGMDDVPLKGRDRLDLSPFSLPEYSFQDNGKQFTVETEMLKLDINLDGFKITWYSKDSEGNVKQIAADRYTQAYNFDGSLGEGNFHYLQRTKDEQYYGLGEKSGEMDRYGKRYRMLSVDPMGYDAQHTDPLYKHIPFYITRSKQTGISFGIFYDNMAQSIFDMGQEMDNYHGWYRYYQSMDGDLDYYVMLGPEVKDVVKKYSWLTGKTIFAPKWSFGYSGSTMTYTDAPNAQEQLNKFIEEVEEHDIICDSFQLSSGYTSIEDKRYVFNWNTDKFPDPKGLFNHYHEKGVKLCANIKPALLNDHPLFSELNEKEMFIKSGDGNTEMAQFWDEVGAYVDFTNEESVNWWKQKVTEQLLEYGIDSTWNDNNEFEIWSKDAQCNGFGERINFEAVRSLQPLLMMKASYEAQKEFAPEIRPYLISRSGSPGMQRYVQTWSGDNYTSWKSIKYNIKMGLGLSLSGIYNIGHDIGGFSGPAPEPELLVRWVQNGIFHPRFTIHSWNDDKSVNVPWMYEETTDTIRDLIKFRHRITPYLYTALYNAHEKYEPILRPTFYEFESDTKTFEENDDFMLGESMLVASVVEEGQRERTVYLPTYEGGWYDYHTSKWYEGGQTVTIPAPLEYNPLLIKGGSIIPINDADSTFQNKEKDERGFWLFPHKQSGSASYDLYEDDGVSANYKENHTIVSVQMNADAEKIEVSYKINGEYKLPYESINFYLPENEERKLYVNGEELKKGAKGYTVAL; encoded by the coding sequence ATGTCATTAAGAGGAAAATATCAATTTCGATTTGTAGAAGAAAAGAATAATATTTTATCTTTCAGCCTAGAGGATTCTGATGTATTAGCTAGAATTATTGTGCTGGAACAAGATATGATAAGGGTATTGATGACCAAAAGTGATCAGTTAGAAGTAAAGAATACATGGCTAGTCGCTCCAGGAATGGACGACGTGCCTCTTAAAGGTAGAGATCGTCTGGATTTATCGCCGTTTTCCTTACCGGAATATTCATTCCAAGATAATGGGAAACAATTCACAGTTGAGACAGAAATGTTAAAGCTGGATATTAATTTAGACGGATTTAAAATTACATGGTACTCAAAAGACAGTGAAGGAAATGTGAAGCAAATTGCTGCTGATCGATATACACAAGCATATAATTTTGACGGTTCATTAGGCGAAGGAAATTTTCACTATCTTCAACGCACGAAAGATGAACAATATTATGGACTTGGTGAAAAAAGTGGAGAAATGGACAGATATGGGAAACGTTATAGAATGTTGAGCGTTGATCCAATGGGCTATGATGCTCAACATACTGATCCTTTGTATAAACATATTCCATTTTATATTACGAGAAGTAAGCAAACAGGGATATCATTTGGTATCTTTTATGATAATATGGCACAAAGCATCTTCGATATGGGACAGGAAATGGATAATTATCATGGGTGGTATCGTTATTACCAATCGATGGATGGAGATTTAGACTATTATGTCATGTTAGGACCTGAAGTAAAAGATGTTGTGAAAAAATATTCCTGGTTAACAGGAAAAACAATTTTTGCACCTAAATGGAGTTTCGGTTATTCAGGCTCAACTATGACTTATACGGATGCTCCTAATGCTCAAGAGCAATTGAATAAGTTTATTGAAGAAGTTGAAGAGCATGATATTATCTGTGATTCTTTTCAACTATCTTCAGGATATACATCAATAGAAGACAAACGTTATGTGTTTAATTGGAATACAGATAAGTTTCCAGATCCAAAAGGATTATTTAATCACTATCATGAAAAAGGTGTTAAACTTTGTGCCAATATTAAACCTGCTTTATTAAATGATCACCCTCTTTTTAGTGAGTTAAATGAAAAAGAGATGTTTATTAAATCAGGTGATGGAAATACAGAAATGGCTCAATTCTGGGATGAAGTGGGCGCGTATGTTGACTTTACAAATGAAGAGTCTGTTAATTGGTGGAAACAAAAAGTAACAGAACAGTTACTTGAATATGGCATCGATTCCACATGGAATGATAATAATGAGTTTGAAATCTGGTCTAAGGATGCACAATGTAATGGATTTGGAGAGCGGATCAATTTTGAAGCTGTGCGCTCTTTGCAGCCGCTTCTTATGATGAAAGCATCATACGAAGCACAAAAAGAATTCGCTCCAGAAATTAGGCCTTATTTAATTTCCAGATCAGGAAGCCCGGGTATGCAGCGTTACGTGCAAACATGGTCTGGTGACAACTATACAAGTTGGAAATCCATAAAATACAATATCAAAATGGGACTTGGGTTAAGCTTGTCAGGTATTTATAATATTGGACATGATATTGGCGGCTTCTCAGGGCCGGCTCCAGAACCGGAATTATTGGTTAGATGGGTACAGAACGGAATTTTCCATCCGCGTTTTACCATTCATTCATGGAATGATGACAAATCAGTTAATGTTCCTTGGATGTATGAAGAGACAACGGATACGATTCGAGATTTAATCAAGTTTCGTCATAGAATAACACCATATCTTTATACTGCTTTATACAATGCACATGAAAAGTATGAGCCAATCCTTCGTCCTACTTTTTATGAATTTGAATCTGATACAAAAACATTTGAAGAAAATGATGATTTCATGTTAGGTGAATCTATGCTTGTTGCTTCAGTTGTTGAAGAAGGACAAAGAGAAAGAACAGTCTATTTACCAACATATGAAGGTGGTTGGTATGATTATCATACATCTAAATGGTATGAAGGTGGTCAGACTGTTACTATTCCAGCACCGTTAGAATATAATCCTTTATTAATTAAAGGGGGAAGCATTATCCCAATTAATGATGCAGACTCTACATTCCAAAATAAAGAGAAGGATGAACGAGGATTCTGGTTATTCCCACACAAGCAATCAGGCAGTGCATCTTATGATCTTTATGAGGATGACGGTGTTTCAGCTAACTACAAAGAAAATCATACAATCGTCTCTGTTCAAATGAATGCTGATGCTGAGAAAATAGAAGTAAGTTATAAAATTAATGGAGAATACAAGCTTCCATATGAATCGATTAACTTCTATTTACCTGAAAATGAAGAACGCAAACTGTATGTAAATGGAGAAGAATTAAAAAAGGGAGCTAAAGGATATACTGTAGCTTTGTAA